Proteins encoded by one window of Phenylobacterium soli:
- the rpiA gene encoding ribose-5-phosphate isomerase RpiA, with protein MSDVDAQKRASGEAAAELAESGMVVGLGTGSTAAWFVKALAARKLDVTCVCTSVATADLAAGLGLRIAELGETREIDLTVDGADEIGPGLSLIKGGGAALLREKLVWEASKRCVVIADAAKQVPLLGKFPLPIEVVAFGHKTTQLRLCDALAECDIGVAPRLRMKDGAPVLTDGGNVIYDAACGRIEDPAALAAALKSVTGVVDHGLFLDLADLALVGTVDGVIRLEP; from the coding sequence ATGAGCGACGTGGACGCCCAGAAGCGCGCCTCCGGCGAGGCCGCGGCGGAGCTCGCCGAGAGCGGCATGGTGGTGGGCCTGGGCACCGGCTCGACGGCCGCCTGGTTCGTCAAGGCGCTGGCCGCGCGCAAGCTCGACGTCACCTGCGTCTGCACCTCGGTGGCGACCGCCGACCTGGCCGCCGGCCTCGGGCTCCGGATCGCCGAGCTCGGCGAGACGCGCGAGATCGACCTGACGGTGGACGGCGCGGACGAGATCGGGCCCGGCCTGTCGCTCATCAAGGGCGGCGGCGCGGCCCTGCTGCGCGAGAAGCTGGTGTGGGAGGCCTCGAAGCGCTGCGTCGTCATCGCCGACGCCGCCAAGCAGGTCCCCCTGCTCGGCAAGTTCCCCCTGCCGATCGAGGTGGTCGCCTTCGGACACAAGACCACCCAGCTTCGCCTCTGCGACGCCCTGGCCGAATGCGACATCGGCGTCGCCCCGCGCCTGCGGATGAAGGACGGGGCGCCGGTGCTGACCGACGGCGGGAACGTGATCTACGACGCCGCCTGCGGCCGCATCGAGGATCCCGCCGCGCTCGCCGCGGCGCTGAAGAGCGTCACCGGCGTGGTCGACCACGGCCTGTTCCTCGACCTCGCCGACCTGGCCCTGGTGGGCACGGTCGACGGCGTGATCCGCCTCGAGCCCTGA
- a CDS encoding glycosyltransferase family 25 protein has product MWSHPIFVINLKTSPERREAAAAQLRRVGLTPTFVEAVDGRKLPAEEIARLVDAPGRLRRAPKPLSAAEVGCYLSHWNVLERMLAEGHSQALVMEDDLLAGEELPAVLDGIADKVLPPYEMIKLGISEPLTKDFTAILPLTEASALVRHHNVVNSNLAYVITAEGARRFMSYGRPIRYPVDVAMNRSWRHGLDILAVRPWPVLPNPAFNSTIGEDRFEEKEATGTPGQRLERRARKAYDSLAKRMDVKKRLKRDAAWREGREPTEGEG; this is encoded by the coding sequence ATGTGGTCGCATCCGATCTTCGTCATCAACCTGAAGACCAGCCCCGAGCGGCGCGAGGCGGCGGCCGCCCAGCTGCGGCGGGTGGGCCTGACGCCGACCTTCGTGGAGGCGGTCGACGGCCGCAAGTTGCCCGCCGAGGAGATCGCCCGGCTGGTGGATGCGCCGGGCCGCCTGCGCCGGGCGCCCAAGCCGCTCTCCGCCGCCGAGGTCGGCTGCTATCTCTCGCACTGGAACGTGCTGGAGCGGATGCTCGCCGAGGGGCATTCCCAGGCCCTGGTCATGGAGGACGACCTGCTGGCCGGCGAGGAGCTGCCCGCCGTCCTCGACGGCATCGCCGACAAGGTCCTGCCGCCCTACGAGATGATCAAGCTCGGCATCTCCGAGCCGCTGACCAAGGACTTCACCGCCATCCTGCCGCTGACCGAGGCCTCGGCGCTGGTGCGCCACCACAATGTGGTCAACTCCAACCTCGCCTATGTGATCACCGCCGAGGGCGCGCGGCGGTTCATGAGCTATGGCCGGCCGATCCGTTATCCGGTGGACGTGGCCATGAACCGCTCCTGGCGGCACGGGCTCGACATCCTGGCCGTGCGGCCCTGGCCGGTGCTGCCCAACCCGGCCTTCAACTCGACCATCGGCGAGGACCGCTTCGAGGAGAAGGAGGCCACCGGCACGCCCGGCCAGCGCCTCGAGCGCCGCGCCCGCAAGGCCTACGACAGCCTGGCCAAGCGCATGGACGTCAAGAAGCGCCTGAAGCGCGACGCCGCCTGGCGCGAGGGGCGGGAACCAACTGAGGGCGAGGGCTAG
- the gor gene encoding glutathione-disulfide reductase, which yields MAKYDYDLFVIGAGSGGVRAARLAALSGARVLVAEEHRVGGTCVIRGCVPKKLMVYASEYAHSFEIAKGYGWTVENATFDWTEFLKAKDKEIARLSGIYVRNLENAGAELVHGKARILDAHTVEVVGRGAVSVDKILIATGGRPWMPKELPGVEHAISSNEAFHLTELPKRVVVAGGGYIAVEFACIYAGLGAEVHLVHRGPNILRGFDDDIRTHVAEEMGRRGIKVILSTQHTAIEKTETGLVSRLANGHFCESDVVMFALGREPYVEGLGLEAAGVKLDERGAVMVDEYSRTNVANIWAVGDVTDRINLTPVAIREGHAFADTEFYGKPTSFDHEMVASAVFSQPPVGTVGLSEADARHKYGKVDIYMTRFRPMKTAFANDDERCLMKLVVEAEGQRVVGCHIVGPDSGEMIQMAAIAMKMGVTKQQWDSTCAVHPTLAEELVTMREKHVPQGLGQAA from the coding sequence TTGGCGAAATACGACTACGACCTCTTCGTGATCGGGGCCGGTTCGGGCGGCGTGCGCGCCGCGCGGCTGGCGGCGCTGTCCGGCGCAAGGGTGCTGGTGGCCGAGGAGCACCGCGTCGGCGGCACCTGCGTGATCCGCGGCTGCGTGCCCAAGAAGCTGATGGTCTACGCCTCGGAGTACGCCCACAGCTTCGAGATCGCCAAGGGCTACGGCTGGACCGTCGAGAACGCCACCTTCGACTGGACCGAGTTCCTCAAGGCGAAGGACAAGGAAATCGCCCGCCTTTCGGGGATCTATGTCCGCAACCTCGAGAACGCCGGCGCCGAGCTGGTGCACGGCAAGGCGCGGATCCTCGACGCCCACACCGTCGAGGTCGTCGGCCGCGGCGCGGTGAGCGTCGACAAGATCCTCATCGCCACCGGCGGGCGGCCCTGGATGCCCAAGGAGCTGCCCGGCGTCGAGCACGCCATCAGCTCCAACGAGGCCTTCCACCTGACCGAGCTGCCGAAGCGGGTCGTGGTCGCCGGCGGCGGCTACATCGCCGTCGAATTCGCCTGCATTTACGCCGGCTTGGGTGCGGAGGTTCACCTGGTCCATCGCGGTCCGAACATCCTGCGCGGCTTCGACGACGACATCCGCACCCATGTCGCCGAGGAGATGGGCCGGCGCGGGATCAAGGTCATCCTCTCGACCCAGCACACCGCCATCGAGAAGACCGAGACCGGCCTCGTCAGCCGCCTGGCCAACGGCCATTTCTGCGAGAGCGACGTGGTCATGTTCGCCCTCGGCCGCGAGCCCTACGTCGAGGGCCTCGGCCTCGAGGCCGCCGGCGTGAAGCTCGACGAGCGCGGCGCGGTGATGGTCGACGAATACTCCCGCACCAACGTCGCCAACATCTGGGCCGTGGGCGACGTCACCGACCGCATCAACCTGACGCCGGTGGCGATCCGCGAGGGCCACGCCTTCGCCGACACCGAGTTCTACGGCAAGCCGACGAGCTTCGACCACGAGATGGTCGCCTCCGCCGTCTTCTCCCAGCCGCCGGTCGGCACCGTCGGCCTGTCGGAGGCCGACGCCCGGCACAAGTACGGCAAGGTCGACATCTACATGACCCGCTTCCGGCCGATGAAGACCGCTTTCGCCAACGACGACGAGCGGTGCCTGATGAAGCTGGTCGTCGAGGCCGAGGGCCAACGGGTCGTCGGCTGCCACATTGTCGGCCCCGACTCCGGCGAGATGATCCAGATGGCGGCCATCGCCATGAAGATGGGCGTCACCAAGCAGCAGTGGGATTCCACCTGCGCGGTGCATCCCACCCTCGCCGAGGAGCTGGTCACCATGCGCGAGAAGCACGTGCCGCAGGGCCTGGGCCAGGCCGCGTGA
- a CDS encoding O-antigen ligase family protein: MTEAQAVGARGVSLSRWCGWVVVGGLALTPLLGWLGPMGFAVLVGLMGLLCLPALRIADEDRPQAVVLLTALVWAAMSTAWSPYHPSKPGNNTALKLAFELPLFWSAMCAARAADPRLRTLALKVLAWGTALFGVLLLAEVVADARIFETLHLKFYGPIRHDISQTKVAHSAFVLALLTPLAFAAALRARVTPWVVLPMAAGAILAGLRFKGEAPALAIFLAVIVGLASWRWPKGGPRALAAGAVVYWLAAPLVILGVRAAGLYETLQHRVELSWSMRMDYWRHAVDWTLDHPIRGWGLDASRMFSPGIVLHPHDDALQVWLELGGVGAVLAAAFFALTLNRLAREEADAPTAGVVAACTVYLLFGALNFGVWQEWWLALGGLAAVGAALLRGPAPS; encoded by the coding sequence GTGACGGAGGCGCAGGCGGTGGGGGCCCGCGGCGTCAGCCTGTCCAGGTGGTGCGGCTGGGTGGTGGTCGGCGGCCTGGCGCTGACCCCGCTGCTCGGCTGGCTGGGGCCGATGGGCTTTGCGGTGCTGGTCGGCCTGATGGGCCTTCTTTGCCTGCCGGCCCTGCGGATCGCCGATGAGGACCGGCCACAGGCGGTGGTGCTGCTGACCGCGCTCGTCTGGGCGGCCATGTCCACGGCCTGGAGCCCGTACCATCCCTCCAAGCCCGGCAATAACACCGCCCTCAAGCTCGCCTTCGAGCTGCCGCTGTTCTGGTCGGCCATGTGCGCGGCCCGCGCCGCCGACCCGCGGCTGAGGACGCTCGCCCTGAAGGTGCTCGCCTGGGGCACGGCCCTGTTCGGCGTCCTGCTCCTTGCCGAGGTGGTCGCTGATGCGCGCATCTTCGAGACCCTGCACCTGAAGTTCTACGGCCCGATCCGCCACGACATCTCCCAGACCAAGGTCGCCCACTCCGCCTTCGTCCTGGCGCTCCTGACCCCGTTGGCCTTCGCCGCGGCGCTGCGGGCGCGGGTGACGCCCTGGGTCGTGCTGCCGATGGCGGCCGGCGCGATCCTCGCCGGCCTCAGGTTCAAGGGCGAGGCGCCGGCGCTGGCCATCTTCCTCGCCGTCATCGTCGGCCTGGCGTCCTGGCGCTGGCCGAAGGGCGGGCCGCGCGCCCTGGCCGCCGGCGCGGTGGTCTATTGGCTCGCCGCGCCGCTGGTGATCCTCGGCGTCCGCGCCGCGGGGCTCTATGAAACCCTCCAGCACAGGGTCGAGCTCTCCTGGTCCATGCGCATGGACTACTGGCGCCACGCCGTGGACTGGACCCTCGACCATCCGATCCGCGGCTGGGGGCTCGACGCCAGCCGGATGTTCAGCCCGGGCATCGTGCTCCACCCGCACGACGACGCCCTGCAGGTCTGGCTGGAGCTCGGCGGCGTCGGCGCCGTGCTCGCCGCGGCCTTCTTCGCCCTGACCCTCAACCGCCTGGCCCGCGAGGAAGCGGACGCGCCGACCGCCGGCGTCGTCGCCGCCTGCACGGTCTATCTCCTGTTCGGCGCGCTCAACTTCGGCGTTTGGCAGGAGTGGTGGCTCGCCCTGGGCGGGCTGGCGGCGGTGGGTGCGGCGCTGCTGCGCGGCCCCGCTCCCTCCTAA
- a CDS encoding Tautomerase enzyme: MPMIDAVIPEGALTPAAEAVLIREVTDILLAHEEGLDPGNARAQAVSVLFLHRPQVFVAGAPADAPRYRFIPQVPDGQYGDGARFASLVRQITEAVARAEAAPFDAVSPRVWVFPAEIADGRWGARGVVRRLPDIVGYLLGEAAAPAAAARLESLQRQRALTLLRQALGPAES, translated from the coding sequence ATGCCGATGATCGACGCCGTGATCCCCGAAGGCGCGCTGACGCCCGCGGCCGAGGCCGTGCTGATCAGGGAGGTGACCGACATCCTGCTCGCCCACGAGGAGGGGCTGGACCCCGGCAACGCCCGCGCCCAGGCGGTGAGCGTCCTCTTCCTGCACCGGCCGCAGGTGTTCGTGGCCGGCGCGCCGGCGGATGCGCCGCGCTACCGGTTCATCCCGCAGGTCCCCGACGGCCAGTACGGCGACGGGGCGCGGTTCGCCAGCCTGGTGCGCCAGATCACCGAGGCGGTGGCCCGGGCCGAGGCGGCGCCGTTCGACGCGGTGAGCCCGCGCGTCTGGGTGTTCCCGGCCGAGATCGCCGATGGGCGCTGGGGCGCCCGCGGGGTCGTTCGCCGGCTGCCGGACATCGTCGGCTACCTGCTGGGCGAGGCCGCAGCGCCCGCCGCGGCGGCGAGGCTGGAGAGCCTGCAGCGCCAGCGCGCGCTCACCCTGCTGCGCCAGGCCCTGGGGCCGGCGGAGTCCTAG
- the glmU gene encoding bifunctional UDP-N-acetylglucosamine diphosphorylase/glucosamine-1-phosphate N-acetyltransferase GlmU, producing MSARAAVILAAGQGTRMKSKTPKVLHKVGGRPLLDRMIDTVQATGCERIVVVVGTHSPEVRARVVDRLGEAAVAVQETPLGTAHAVLAARDALADFEGDVLITYADAPLLSPEDLQPLFALRANGADVALMAFEPVDPLLYGRVIKGADGHVIRIVEARDATPEEKAVKCCNAGMMVADRAKLFGWLARVGNDNVKQEYYLTDVVGLAVGDGGLVRAHSAPESAVMGCDTPLQLAQAEAIFQQRRRAHFLAEGVALMAPDTVHFSWDTKIAPGATVEQFVVFAPGVTVETGAVIRAFSHLEGAVVREGALIGPYARLRPGADIGEEAHIGNFVEVKKVAVGKGAKANHLAYLGDGTVGAGANIGAGTIFCNYDGFFKYDTHVGEGAFVGSNSSLVAPVTIGAGAYTGSGSTITADVAPDALALGRGRQVEKAGWAAEFRKAKSAEKAAKKGK from the coding sequence ATGAGCGCCCGCGCAGCCGTCATCCTGGCCGCAGGCCAGGGGACGCGCATGAAGTCCAAGACGCCCAAGGTGCTGCACAAGGTCGGCGGCCGCCCGCTGCTCGACCGCATGATCGATACCGTCCAGGCGACCGGCTGCGAACGCATCGTGGTGGTGGTCGGGACCCACAGCCCCGAAGTCCGGGCGCGGGTCGTCGACCGGCTGGGCGAGGCCGCCGTGGCCGTTCAGGAGACCCCGCTCGGCACCGCGCACGCCGTCCTGGCCGCACGTGACGCCCTGGCCGACTTCGAGGGCGACGTGCTGATCACCTATGCCGACGCCCCGCTGCTCAGCCCCGAGGACCTGCAGCCCCTGTTCGCCCTGCGCGCCAACGGGGCCGACGTCGCCCTGATGGCCTTCGAGCCGGTCGATCCGCTGCTCTATGGCCGCGTGATCAAGGGCGCCGATGGCCATGTGATCCGCATCGTCGAGGCGCGCGACGCGACGCCCGAGGAGAAGGCGGTGAAGTGCTGTAACGCCGGCATGATGGTCGCCGACCGGGCGAAGCTGTTCGGCTGGCTGGCCCGCGTCGGCAACGACAACGTCAAGCAGGAGTACTACCTCACCGACGTGGTCGGCCTCGCCGTCGGCGACGGCGGCCTGGTGCGGGCGCACTCCGCGCCGGAGAGCGCGGTGATGGGCTGCGACACGCCCCTCCAGCTCGCCCAGGCCGAGGCGATCTTCCAACAGCGCCGGCGCGCCCACTTCCTGGCCGAGGGCGTGGCCCTGATGGCGCCGGACACCGTCCACTTCAGCTGGGACACGAAGATCGCCCCGGGCGCCACGGTCGAGCAGTTCGTGGTCTTCGCCCCCGGCGTGACGGTCGAGACGGGCGCCGTGATCCGCGCCTTCAGCCACCTCGAGGGGGCGGTGGTGCGCGAAGGCGCCCTGATCGGTCCCTATGCCCGGCTGCGCCCCGGCGCGGACATCGGCGAGGAGGCCCACATCGGCAACTTCGTCGAGGTCAAGAAGGTCGCCGTCGGCAAGGGCGCCAAGGCCAACCACCTCGCCTATCTGGGGGACGGCACGGTCGGGGCGGGCGCGAACATCGGCGCCGGCACCATCTTCTGCAACTACGACGGCTTCTTCAAATACGACACCCATGTGGGGGAGGGCGCCTTCGTCGGCTCCAACTCCTCCCTCGTGGCCCCGGTGACCATCGGGGCGGGCGCCTATACGGGCTCCGGCTCGACCATCACCGCCGACGTCGCGCCCGACGCCCTGGCGCTCGGCCGCGGCCGGCAGGTGGAGAAGGCCGGCTGGGCGGCGGAGTTCCGCAAGGCGAAATCGGCCGAGAAGGCCGCGAAAAAGGGCAAGTGA
- a CDS encoding LysR family transcriptional regulator, with translation MDVQERTVSAEIDWDDVRVFLAVARAGSFSGAARELGVNHTTVGRRLTSLEAALGGRPLLERRPDGYVLTPAGAAAASEAERMDLASHALRRAVEVGEELAGPVRISSLASFGERILAAPLAALAAAHPSLRLELVGEDRNVQLSKGEADIAIRFGRPADDEALTRQIGEVGYRLYAAPGYLAATPAQTRRFVGFSDDMARIAPGAARLRELMGGQPPTLRCGAFAAQAAAAAAGAGIAMLPLYLGEGAPGLVRVDPAADRVWSQPIWLVVRADVRRVARVRRVADVLAEAVETRAADLRG, from the coding sequence ATGGATGTGCAGGAACGCACGGTGTCGGCCGAGATCGACTGGGATGACGTCCGCGTCTTCCTGGCGGTGGCGCGCGCCGGCAGCTTCTCCGGCGCCGCGCGCGAACTCGGGGTCAATCACACGACGGTCGGCCGGCGGCTGACGTCCCTCGAGGCGGCGCTCGGCGGCCGTCCGCTGCTGGAGCGCCGGCCCGACGGCTATGTCCTGACCCCCGCCGGCGCCGCCGCCGCGAGCGAGGCCGAGCGCATGGATCTCGCCAGCCATGCCCTGCGCCGGGCGGTGGAGGTCGGCGAGGAGCTGGCCGGTCCCGTCCGCATCAGCTCGCTCGCCTCCTTCGGCGAACGCATCCTGGCCGCCCCGCTCGCCGCCCTGGCCGCGGCCCACCCCTCGCTTCGGCTCGAACTGGTGGGCGAGGATCGCAACGTCCAGCTTTCCAAGGGCGAGGCGGACATCGCCATCCGCTTCGGCCGCCCGGCCGACGACGAGGCCCTGACCCGGCAGATCGGCGAGGTCGGCTACCGCCTCTACGCCGCGCCGGGCTACCTCGCCGCCACGCCCGCGCAGACCCGCCGGTTCGTGGGCTTCAGCGATGACATGGCCAGGATCGCGCCGGGTGCGGCCCGCCTGCGCGAGCTCATGGGCGGCCAGCCGCCGACCCTGCGCTGCGGCGCCTTCGCCGCCCAGGCCGCCGCCGCCGCGGCCGGCGCGGGCATCGCCATGCTGCCGCTCTACCTGGGCGAGGGAGCTCCCGGCCTCGTCCGCGTCGATCCCGCGGCCGACCGCGTCTGGAGCCAGCCGATCTGGCTCGTCGTCCGGGCCGACGTCCGGCGCGTCGCCCGCGTGCGCCGCGTCGCGGACGTCCTCGCGGAGGCCGTCGAAACCCGGGCCGCCGACCTCCGCGGCTGA
- a CDS encoding class II 3-deoxy-7-phosphoheptulonate synthase, producing MTEHWTPASWRSKPAKHIPTDYPDEAALSRVEQTLRGMPPLVFAGEARRLKSLLGEVAEGRAFLLQGGDCAESFKEFHADNIRDTFRLILQMAVVLTFAGGKPVVKVGRMAGQFGKPRSSPVETQGEVTLPSYRGDNINGMDFTSESRTPDPQRLMQAYAQSSATLNLLRAFAGGGYADLYNIHRWTLGFVSDSPQGARYRELSEKISEALTFMAAIGVTPETQRDLHQVEFFTSHEGLLLNFEEAMTRVDSTSGDWYDTSAHLLWIGERTRELDGAHIEYFKGIKNPIGVKCGPTMEADDVLRLVDTLNPRNEPGRLTLYGRFGFDKIEDRLPRLLKATRSSGRNVVWAIDPMHGNTLTAANGYKTRPFDRILSEVRSFVEICKAEGVHPGGVHLEMTGQNVTECLGGARALSEGDLADRYHTHCDPRLNGEQALELAFLVAEKLKEDRTEVSRRAAQAV from the coding sequence ATGACCGAGCACTGGACGCCGGCATCCTGGCGGTCGAAGCCCGCCAAGCACATTCCGACGGACTATCCGGACGAGGCGGCCCTCTCGCGGGTCGAGCAGACCCTACGTGGCATGCCGCCCCTGGTGTTCGCCGGCGAGGCGCGCCGCCTGAAGTCCCTGCTGGGCGAGGTGGCCGAGGGCCGCGCCTTCCTGCTGCAGGGCGGCGACTGCGCCGAGAGCTTCAAGGAATTCCACGCCGACAACATCCGCGACACCTTCCGCCTGATCCTGCAGATGGCGGTGGTGCTGACCTTCGCCGGTGGCAAGCCGGTGGTGAAGGTGGGCCGAATGGCCGGCCAGTTCGGCAAGCCGCGCTCCTCGCCCGTCGAGACCCAGGGCGAGGTCACCCTGCCGTCCTACCGCGGCGACAACATCAACGGCATGGACTTCACCTCGGAGTCGCGCACGCCGGACCCGCAGCGGCTGATGCAGGCCTACGCCCAGTCGTCGGCGACCCTCAACCTGCTGCGCGCCTTCGCCGGCGGCGGCTACGCCGACCTCTACAACATCCACCGCTGGACCCTGGGCTTCGTCTCCGACAGCCCGCAGGGCGCCCGCTACCGCGAGCTCTCCGAGAAGATCTCCGAGGCCCTGACCTTCATGGCCGCCATCGGGGTGACGCCCGAGACCCAGCGCGACCTGCACCAGGTGGAGTTCTTCACCAGCCACGAGGGCCTGCTGCTGAACTTCGAGGAGGCCATGACCCGGGTCGATAGCACCTCGGGCGACTGGTACGACACCTCGGCCCACCTCCTGTGGATCGGCGAGCGCACGCGCGAGCTCGACGGCGCCCACATCGAGTACTTCAAGGGCATCAAGAACCCGATCGGCGTGAAGTGCGGCCCGACCATGGAGGCCGACGACGTCCTGCGTCTCGTCGACACCCTCAACCCGCGCAACGAGCCTGGCCGCCTGACGCTCTACGGCCGCTTCGGTTTCGACAAGATCGAGGACCGCCTGCCGCGCCTCCTGAAGGCGACCCGGTCTTCGGGCCGCAACGTGGTCTGGGCGATCGACCCGATGCACGGCAACACCCTGACGGCGGCCAACGGCTACAAGACCCGGCCCTTCGACCGGATCCTGTCCGAGGTCCGCAGCTTCGTGGAGATCTGCAAGGCCGAGGGCGTCCATCCCGGCGGCGTGCACCTGGAGATGACCGGCCAGAACGTCACCGAGTGCCTCGGCGGCGCCCGCGCCCTGTCCGAGGGCGATCTCGCGGACCGCTACCACACCCATTGCGACCCGCGCCTCAACGGCGAGCAGGCGCTGGAGCTGGCCTTCCTTGTCGCCGAGAAGCTCAAGGAAGACCGCACCGAGGTCTCCCGACGCGCCGCCCAGGCGGTCTAG
- a CDS encoding cysteine hydrolase family protein, translated as MSTYPLALAGGLMLLAAGPAALAQPAPAPAPKFSSGPSSGPITLRDLRGASARPVIDPASAALVIIDAQQEYVRGPLALEGMPQALAEIRRLRAWAAAHHVPVIHVQQVSPPGSAVFAAGSPGDEILPEAAPAPGEPVVTKLYPNAFNKTDLQPLLQRLGRRQLILTGFMAHMCLDSTSRAAFDLDYQVFVVASATAERAIPGPDGSVLSAADLRRATLTALNDRFAWVLPSAAALEAGE; from the coding sequence ATGTCCACATACCCCCTCGCCCTGGCCGGCGGCCTGATGCTGCTGGCCGCCGGGCCCGCGGCTCTCGCCCAACCTGCACCCGCGCCTGCACCCAAGTTTTCATCCGGGCCTTCATCCGGGCCCATCACCCTGCGCGACCTGCGCGGCGCGAGCGCGCGCCCCGTGATCGATCCGGCCTCCGCGGCGCTGGTGATCATCGACGCGCAGCAGGAGTACGTCCGCGGCCCCCTGGCGCTGGAAGGCATGCCGCAGGCCCTGGCCGAGATCCGCCGCCTGCGCGCCTGGGCGGCCGCGCACCATGTGCCGGTGATCCACGTCCAGCAGGTGAGCCCGCCAGGCTCGGCGGTGTTCGCCGCCGGCAGCCCGGGCGACGAGATCCTGCCCGAGGCCGCGCCGGCGCCGGGCGAGCCGGTGGTGACGAAGCTCTACCCCAACGCCTTCAACAAGACCGACCTGCAGCCTCTGCTGCAGAGGCTCGGCCGCCGACAGCTGATCCTCACCGGGTTCATGGCCCACATGTGCCTGGACTCCACGAGCCGGGCCGCCTTCGACCTCGACTACCAGGTGTTCGTGGTCGCCTCCGCCACGGCCGAGCGGGCGATCCCGGGGCCGGACGGCAGCGTGCTGAGCGCGGCGGACCTGCGGCGCGCGACCCTCACCGCCCTCAACGACCGCTTCGCCTGGGTGCTGCCGAGCGCGGCCGCCCTCGAGGCCGGGGAGTAG